From the Candidatus Paceibacterota bacterium genome, one window contains:
- a CDS encoding metallophosphoesterase, which translates to MRPSIQLSSRGFVFVALILLAVAPLSTGIAGAQPVWINEVLTNPNGSDSGASFGNEHFELRGAPGLSLAGYYLLSLEGQVAEGMGDINQFFDLGAFSIGANGYLFARQNFSAYTATVPGATVIQNTAGQGWGLAGASTVGYSGDGAQVDWENRVTTILLVNIGTGSPPALTLDLDANDDGWLDPLPPGWSLVDSVGILDGAATQSPDDRSYGAITLRVGGAASGTSQYANVLDVPGTPPTTSGAMYVGRKGESTGSTAADWFGAILNGGSGTPLDFTLASASDPFYQGLKLPDMVFGGPNPVYVPPPGQPALHSPASNELNVSTSPVLQVNVSDPENRDLTVTFYGGVVPAGPDFTIAVLPDSQYYCAPARRGLPAMFSAQADWIVSNRLAWDIAYVAHLGDIVDAGDSLSQWQNATNALYRLENPLTTGLPDGIPYGTTVGNHDQEPNGDPDGASTAYYNQFFGTGHFAGKSYYGGYYGGNNDNHFDLFTAGGMDFIAVYLEYDPSASAGPLTWANALLETYSDRRAIVVSHYIGRPVIPSDFGSQGAAIYDALKGNTNLFLMLCGHVNGEGSREDVFAGNTVRTLVSDYQFRGAGGNGFLRLLRFSPAFNSVRVFSYSPWVRQYETDADSQFEFSYPMQSAPVAVVPIATNAVPSGGTASCLWTGLTPGATYEWYVTVSNGSQITTGPAWRFATAPANLPWTNLAPILNDFAPHTMLANSSAAIPFAIDDAETNPTNLTVTAYSSNGTLLPPSGISVGGLGADRVLQLTPAPDQAGACLITVVVSDGDYAPSESFMLKVLRPEILALWDFNSDPPDGNADTGTLDPAAGSGVIATAGTPNATIGSISAQSYDPNVGDDSAWRLAPFPSAGSGNRTSGAEFRVSTVGCRNIALSWDHYNSATASRYWRVQYTLDGLNYSNTSFVYTNPAETLWFPTGLSLADIPGANDNPNFGIRLVSEWESTATSQGLNRYFGTQASGSYSTAGTLWLDMVTISGDVIPPLLALHRAGDLLLLSWPTNRWQFDLQSRTNLAVGDWELLAQPPIVTNGYNLVVTTNAPSPRFFRLAR; encoded by the coding sequence ATGAGACCCAGTATCCAATTGTCCAGCCGCGGGTTTGTGTTTGTCGCGCTCATCCTCCTCGCGGTTGCACCCCTCTCTACCGGCATCGCCGGGGCGCAGCCGGTCTGGATCAACGAGGTGCTGACCAACCCGAATGGTTCCGACAGCGGAGCGAGCTTTGGCAACGAGCACTTCGAGCTGCGCGGCGCGCCCGGCCTGTCGCTGGCGGGCTATTACCTCTTGAGCCTCGAAGGGCAGGTCGCCGAGGGAATGGGCGACATCAACCAGTTCTTTGATCTGGGGGCCTTCTCGATCGGCGCGAACGGCTACCTGTTCGCCCGCCAGAACTTCAGCGCTTACACCGCCACGGTGCCCGGGGCGACCGTGATTCAGAACACTGCCGGGCAGGGGTGGGGCCTGGCCGGAGCCAGCACCGTCGGATACAGCGGCGATGGCGCACAGGTTGATTGGGAGAACCGCGTCACGACCATCCTGCTGGTCAATATCGGGACCGGCAGCCCCCCCGCGCTGACGCTGGACCTGGACGCGAACGACGACGGCTGGCTCGACCCGCTGCCTCCCGGTTGGTCCCTCGTGGATTCGGTGGGCATCCTTGACGGCGCGGCAACTCAGTCGCCCGACGACCGGTCGTACGGCGCCATCACCCTGCGCGTGGGAGGCGCGGCTTCCGGAACCAGCCAATACGCCAACGTGCTTGACGTGCCCGGGACGCCGCCCACCACTTCGGGCGCCATGTACGTGGGGCGCAAGGGCGAGTCCACCGGCTCCACCGCCGCGGATTGGTTTGGAGCTATACTGAACGGCGGTTCCGGCACCCCCCTGGATTTCACCTTGGCCTCCGCCAGTGATCCGTTCTATCAGGGCCTGAAGCTTCCGGACATGGTCTTCGGCGGCCCCAACCCCGTTTATGTGCCGCCGCCAGGCCAGCCGGCGCTGCACTCGCCGGCCAGCAATGAGTTAAACGTGTCCACCTCACCCGTCTTGCAGGTCAATGTGAGCGATCCTGAGAACCGCGACCTGACGGTCACCTTCTACGGCGGCGTTGTCCCCGCCGGCCCGGACTTCACCATCGCGGTCCTGCCGGATTCGCAGTACTACTGCGCTCCCGCCAGGCGCGGCCTGCCCGCCATGTTCAGCGCCCAGGCCGATTGGATCGTCAGCAACCGCCTCGCCTGGGACATCGCCTACGTGGCGCACCTGGGCGACATCGTTGACGCCGGCGACAGCCTTTCCCAGTGGCAAAACGCCACCAACGCCCTCTATCGGCTCGAAAACCCGCTCACCACGGGCCTCCCGGATGGCATTCCCTACGGCACGACCGTGGGCAACCACGACCAGGAGCCAAATGGCGACCCCGACGGCGCCAGCACCGCCTACTACAACCAGTTCTTCGGGACAGGCCACTTTGCCGGCAAGTCCTACTACGGCGGCTACTACGGCGGCAACAACGACAATCACTTCGACCTCTTCACCGCCGGAGGGATGGATTTCATCGCGGTCTATCTGGAGTACGACCCGTCCGCCAGTGCCGGGCCGCTGACCTGGGCCAATGCGCTCCTGGAAACGTATTCCGACCGCCGCGCCATCGTTGTCAGCCATTACATTGGCCGCCCGGTCATCCCCTCCGATTTCGGCTCCCAGGGCGCCGCCATTTATGACGCCCTCAAAGGCAACACCAACCTGTTCCTGATGCTCTGCGGCCATGTGAATGGCGAAGGTTCGCGCGAGGACGTGTTCGCCGGCAACACCGTCCGCACCCTGGTCTCGGATTACCAGTTCCGCGGTGCCGGCGGCAACGGGTTCCTGCGGCTGCTGCGCTTCTCGCCGGCCTTCAACTCCGTGCGGGTCTTCAGCTATTCACCCTGGGTCAGGCAATACGAAACCGATGCCGACAGCCAGTTCGAGTTCTCCTACCCCATGCAGTCGGCGCCGGTGGCAGTTGTCCCCATTGCTACCAACGCCGTGCCTTCCGGCGGCACGGCCAGTTGCCTCTGGACCGGTCTGACACCGGGCGCCACCTACGAGTGGTATGTTACCGTCAGCAACGGCAGCCAGATCACCACCGGCCCGGCCTGGCGCTTTGCCACCGCCCCGGCGAATCTGCCCTGGACCAACCTGGCCCCCATCCTCAACGACTTTGCCCCTCACACGATGCTGGCCAATAGCTCCGCTGCCATCCCCTTCGCGATTGATGATGCCGAAACCAACCCGACCAACCTCACCGTGACCGCCTACTCCAGCAACGGCACCCTCCTGCCGCCCTCGGGCATCTCGGTGGGCGGGTTGGGCGCCGACCGGGTCCTTCAGTTGACGCCTGCCCCGGATCAGGCCGGAGCCTGCCTGATCACGGTGGTCGTGAGCGACGGCGACTACGCGCCCAGCGAGTCTTTCATGCTCAAGGTGCTGCGGCCGGAGATCCTCGCGCTGTGGGATTTCAACAGCGACCCTCCGGATGGCAACGCCGACACCGGCACTCTTGATCCCGCCGCCGGATCCGGCGTCATCGCTACCGCGGGGACCCCCAACGCCACAATCGGCAGCATCTCGGCGCAGAGCTATGATCCCAACGTCGGGGACGACTCGGCGTGGCGTCTGGCCCCATTCCCCTCGGCGGGCTCCGGAAACAGGACCAGCGGCGCCGAGTTCCGCGTCAGCACCGTCGGCTGCCGCAACATCGCGCTGTCGTGGGACCACTACAACAGCGCCACCGCCAGCCGCTACTGGCGGGTGCAATACACCCTGGACGGCCTTAATTACAGCAACACCTCCTTTGTTTACACCAATCCGGCCGAAACCCTCTGGTTTCCCACCGGCCTGAGCCTGGCCGATATCCCCGGCGCCAACGACAATCCGAACTTCGGCATCCGCCTCGTCAGCGAATGGGAAAGCACCGCCACCAGCCAGGGCCTCAACCGCTATTTCGGAACCCAGGCCAGCGGGAGTTACAGCACCGCCGGCACCCTTTGGCTAGACATGGTCACGATCTCGGGTGATGTGATTCCGCCGCTCCTCGCCCTCCACCGCGCGGGCGATCTACTCCTCCTTTCCTGGCCCACCAACCGTTGGCAGTTTGACCTTCAGAGCCGAACCAATTTAGCCGTCGGTGATTGGGAGCTTCTCGCGCAGCCGCCCATCGTCACCAACGGGTATAACCTTGTAGTGACCACCAACGCGCCCAGCCCCCGCTTCTTCCGCCTGGCCCGCTAA
- a CDS encoding prepilin-type N-terminal cleavage/methylation domain-containing protein: MKRRVRPQRGVPARTAPCARAGAFTLIELLVVIAIIAILAALLLPALARAKSKAHRVSCLNNLKQLGLGCVMYANEYRGHYTAPSWHPLEKPKIAPGADRSTTDDDLSFLYPTFVPATKVFNCPSTRHRVVVDAVDSWQFKPPPNQTERVLVDLVKLAPYDPPDSRGLGYEVMGCLTGSGVTGLKKTEQLVTSHINKNAPQWQGAKQSPSSVFLMADADRGTASPVVFATPMNSNFPDPEDNHGKEGGIMNFCDGHAEFVKRVKWLDVWDFSQDTDRSAKAKR; encoded by the coding sequence ATGAAGCGACGAGTCAGGCCACAACGAGGGGTCCCTGCCAGGACGGCCCCTTGCGCACGAGCAGGGGCGTTTACCTTGATTGAACTGCTGGTGGTCATCGCCATCATCGCGATCCTGGCCGCGTTGCTCCTGCCGGCCCTGGCGCGAGCCAAGTCCAAAGCCCATCGGGTCAGTTGTCTGAACAATCTGAAGCAACTGGGGCTGGGCTGTGTCATGTACGCCAACGAGTACCGCGGACATTACACCGCGCCAAGCTGGCACCCGCTCGAGAAACCGAAGATTGCTCCCGGCGCGGACCGCTCGACGACGGACGACGACCTGAGCTTCCTCTACCCCACGTTTGTCCCGGCCACCAAGGTGTTCAACTGTCCCAGCACCCGCCACCGGGTGGTAGTGGACGCGGTGGACTCGTGGCAGTTCAAGCCCCCGCCCAACCAGACCGAGCGGGTGTTGGTAGACCTGGTGAAGCTGGCTCCCTACGATCCGCCGGATTCGCGCGGATTGGGCTACGAGGTGATGGGTTGCCTCACCGGCTCCGGCGTCACCGGCCTCAAGAAGACCGAGCAGCTTGTGACCAGCCACATCAACAAGAATGCACCCCAATGGCAGGGGGCCAAGCAGTCTCCGTCTTCGGTGTTTCTCATGGCGGATGCCGACCGCGGCACGGCTTCTCCTGTGGTGTTTGCCACCCCCATGAACAGCAACTTCCCCGATCCGGAGGACAACCACGGCAAAGAAGGCGGCATCATGAATTTCTGCGACGGCCATGCCGAGTTCGTCAAGCGGGTCAAATGGCTGGACGTCTGGGACTTTTCGCAAGACACCGATCGCAGCGCCAAAGCCAAGCGCTGA